Proteins from a single region of Sneathiella aquimaris:
- the pheT gene encoding phenylalanine--tRNA ligase subunit beta: MKFTVSWLREHLDFDATLEALSEKLTAIGLEVEEITDRAKELEAFRVCHVIKAEQHPDADRLRVCQVDTGSEVVQVVCGAPNAKSGMKGVFAPSGVYVPGTDLLLKPSKIRGVESNGMLVSEREMGVSDEHNGIIEMPAETEIGVQYAVLAGLDDPVIEIAITPNHQDALGVYGIARDLAASGFGTLKNLDVSAVPGHFDSPIKVELKFNDESPLPCSKFLGRYVKGVKNGPSPKWMQDRLMSIGLRPISALVDITNFVTFDLGRPLHVFDADKLTGNIQPRLAKDGETLLALDGEEYTLGSEDCVIADDAAPQGIGGIMGGELSGCTEETTNVFIEAALFDPICVATTGRKLGIESDARYRFERGVDPDFVESGMEIATRLVIDLCGGEPSHVVSDGAGPDWQKKVSLRKARVLQLGGVDVPSDEMMIILDRLGFKPVDNGETIETDVPSWRMDIDGEADLVEEVMRMHGYDAIPTVPLPRATAVATPSLSFTQRRVRTARRALASRGMIEAVTYSFLPRAHADLFGGVDDSIVLDNPISSDLDAMRPSLLPNLIAAAGRNQSRGFTNISLFEVAGEYHSDKPDGQQTVAGGIRVGGTSERHWAGNGRDYDVFDAKADVLALLDAVGGPAATAQVVTGAPEWYHPGRSGVLQLGPKNRLAVFGELHPAVLEAMKVKGPVVGFELYLDAIPKPKGVAKTAKEPLKVSDYQAVDRDFAFLMDVGVSADKVLKAAKGADKKLIAEATIFDIYEGDKVAEGKKSVALSIRLEPMDGTLTDELIEAVSQKVVQNVEKTSGGILRR, encoded by the coding sequence ATGAAATTCACTGTTTCGTGGTTAAGAGAACATCTGGATTTTGATGCAACGCTCGAGGCATTGTCAGAAAAACTGACCGCTATCGGGTTGGAAGTCGAAGAAATTACAGATCGCGCCAAAGAACTGGAAGCCTTCCGGGTCTGTCACGTGATCAAGGCTGAACAGCATCCCGATGCAGATCGTTTGCGGGTTTGTCAGGTGGATACCGGCAGCGAAGTGGTCCAGGTTGTTTGTGGTGCCCCTAACGCCAAATCAGGAATGAAAGGGGTTTTCGCGCCTTCCGGTGTTTATGTCCCCGGTACTGATTTGCTGTTGAAGCCGTCAAAAATTCGCGGTGTTGAAAGCAACGGCATGCTCGTATCAGAGCGTGAAATGGGTGTTTCTGACGAACATAATGGCATTATTGAAATGCCTGCGGAAACAGAGATCGGCGTCCAATATGCGGTTTTGGCGGGTCTTGATGATCCTGTGATCGAAATTGCGATCACACCAAACCATCAGGATGCCTTGGGTGTGTACGGTATTGCCCGGGATCTGGCAGCCTCCGGTTTCGGAACGCTTAAAAATCTGGATGTATCAGCGGTTCCGGGGCATTTCGACAGCCCCATCAAGGTTGAGTTGAAATTCAATGATGAAAGCCCGCTGCCATGCTCTAAATTTCTGGGTCGGTATGTGAAAGGTGTTAAGAACGGTCCAAGTCCTAAATGGATGCAGGACCGTTTGATGTCCATTGGACTGCGGCCTATTTCTGCCTTGGTGGATATCACAAACTTTGTGACCTTTGATCTGGGCCGTCCGCTTCACGTTTTCGATGCAGACAAATTGACCGGAAATATTCAACCGCGGTTGGCCAAGGACGGGGAAACCCTGCTTGCACTGGACGGTGAAGAATACACATTGGGCAGCGAAGATTGCGTTATTGCCGATGATGCGGCCCCGCAAGGTATTGGCGGTATCATGGGCGGCGAATTAAGCGGCTGCACAGAAGAGACAACCAATGTCTTTATCGAAGCAGCGCTTTTTGATCCAATTTGTGTTGCAACGACAGGCCGCAAACTGGGCATCGAATCTGATGCGCGGTATCGTTTTGAACGGGGCGTCGATCCGGATTTTGTTGAAAGCGGCATGGAGATTGCGACCCGTCTGGTCATCGATCTTTGCGGCGGCGAACCAAGTCATGTTGTTTCTGATGGTGCTGGTCCGGACTGGCAGAAGAAAGTATCACTTCGCAAAGCACGGGTTTTGCAGTTGGGCGGCGTGGATGTTCCCTCTGACGAGATGATGATCATTCTTGACCGTTTGGGTTTCAAGCCTGTTGATAACGGCGAGACCATCGAGACAGATGTACCGTCTTGGCGGATGGATATTGATGGTGAAGCGGATCTGGTGGAAGAGGTCATGCGAATGCATGGCTATGATGCCATCCCAACGGTGCCCTTGCCACGGGCAACCGCTGTTGCAACGCCGTCTCTTAGCTTTACTCAGCGGCGTGTGCGCACTGCCCGCCGGGCATTGGCCAGCCGGGGCATGATCGAAGCGGTCACTTATTCCTTCCTGCCGAGGGCTCATGCGGACCTGTTTGGCGGCGTTGATGACAGCATTGTTCTGGATAACCCGATCAGTTCTGATCTGGATGCCATGCGGCCGTCCCTGCTGCCCAATCTGATTGCTGCGGCTGGACGGAATCAGTCCCGTGGCTTTACGAATATCAGCTTGTTTGAAGTAGCGGGCGAATATCATTCGGATAAGCCTGATGGACAACAGACTGTAGCCGGCGGTATTCGGGTTGGTGGCACCAGTGAACGTCACTGGGCCGGAAATGGCCGGGATTATGACGTGTTCGATGCCAAAGCAGATGTTCTTGCTCTGTTAGATGCTGTTGGTGGTCCGGCTGCGACGGCCCAAGTGGTGACGGGTGCGCCTGAATGGTATCACCCTGGTCGTTCCGGGGTTCTTCAATTAGGGCCCAAGAACCGACTGGCTGTTTTTGGTGAACTTCACCCAGCCGTGCTGGAAGCCATGAAGGTGAAAGGTCCTGTGGTTGGTTTTGAATTGTATCTCGATGCTATTCCTAAGCCAAAAGGGGTTGCGAAAACAGCGAAAGAGCCGCTTAAAGTGTCTGACTATCAGGCGGTTGACCGGGATTTTGCATTCTTGATGGATGTAG
- a CDS encoding alpha/beta fold hydrolase — translation MTHPNTPDMLQRPDGQSIAYHHTPGDAPGVLFCSGFMSDMDGTKATALEQAMKDLGRSYTRFDYLGHGQSTGLFTDGTISRWTDDALAVLDECTAGPQVVVGSSMGGWIGLRMALLRPDRIAGFVGIAAAPDFTARMKKDLPPEGHADLERQGYWEEPSEYSDEPYIITKKLLDDGQRNFVMTGPIDITCPVHLLQGMKDDSVPWETALDIQKALVTDNVVVSLIKNGDHRLSETEDLNRLVLATERICSQIEYS, via the coding sequence ATGACCCATCCAAATACGCCAGATATGCTCCAGCGTCCAGACGGACAATCCATAGCCTACCATCACACACCAGGTGACGCACCTGGCGTTCTTTTTTGCTCCGGCTTTATGTCCGATATGGATGGCACGAAAGCAACAGCACTTGAACAGGCGATGAAAGACCTTGGCCGAAGCTATACACGTTTCGACTATCTAGGGCACGGACAATCGACAGGGCTTTTCACGGATGGGACAATCAGTCGCTGGACAGATGATGCCTTGGCCGTTCTGGATGAATGTACAGCGGGACCACAGGTTGTTGTCGGTTCTTCCATGGGAGGCTGGATCGGCCTTCGCATGGCACTGTTGCGCCCGGACAGAATAGCCGGATTTGTCGGCATTGCAGCCGCCCCGGATTTCACCGCGCGCATGAAAAAGGATCTGCCCCCTGAAGGGCATGCGGATCTGGAAAGACAGGGATATTGGGAAGAGCCTTCTGAATATTCAGATGAACCTTACATCATTACAAAAAAGCTGCTGGATGATGGCCAGCGTAATTTCGTGATGACGGGACCGATCGACATCACATGCCCCGTCCATCTGTTACAAGGCATGAAAGATGACAGCGTCCCATGGGAAACCGCCCTTGATATTCAAAAGGCTCTGGTCACGGATAATGTGGTCGTTTCGCTGATTAAGAACGGCGACCACCGTCTGTCCGAAACGGAAGACCTAAATCGATTGGTGTTAGCGACAGAACGGATTTGCAGCCAAATCGAGTATAGCTGA
- the thrS gene encoding threonine--tRNA ligase, producing MENGNVNITLPDGSVRVFEGPISGEALAADIGPGLAKAALALRIQGEMKDLKTTLDTDTTVEIVTSKEESDEVLELIRHDAAHVLAEAVKELYPETQVTIGPAIDDGFYYDFAREKPFTPEDLDKIEKRMHDIVDRNESIDREEWDRDEAVKFFEDQGEKYKAEIIASIPADQPIGIYRQGNFQDLCRGPHLPNTKKLGHAFKLMKLAGAYWRGDSKNEMLQRIYGTAWRTEKELKAYLHRLEEAERRDHRKLGKEMDLFHMQEEAVGMVFWHNKGWTLYRTLESYIRNKLEIAGYEEVKTPQLVDRKLWEDSGHWDKFRENMYTTESEERTFALKPMNCPCHVQIFNQGITSYRELPLRMAEFGSCHRYEPSGALHGIMRVRGFTQDDAHIFCTEDQITSETEIFCELLLDIYKDFGFTEVKVKFSDRPETRAGDDSIWDKAEGSLKDAVEATGLSYSLNPGEGAFYGPKLEFVLTDAIGRDWQCGTLQVDFVLPERLNANYIGEDGAKHRPVMLHRAIFGSMERFIGILIEEYAGRFPLWLSPVQVAVATITDEADDYARAVIAAAEKRGLRAILDLRNEKINYKVREHSLAKVPALLVAGKREAEENTISVRRLGEKHQKVMGLEEALDALAEEAKVPGSRVS from the coding sequence TTGGAAAACGGAAATGTAAACATCACTCTTCCTGATGGAAGTGTGCGTGTCTTTGAAGGCCCGATCTCTGGCGAAGCATTAGCAGCGGATATTGGACCTGGTCTTGCGAAAGCAGCATTGGCTTTGCGAATTCAGGGTGAGATGAAAGATCTTAAAACGACCCTTGATACAGACACGACCGTCGAAATTGTGACGTCAAAAGAAGAGAGCGATGAGGTTCTGGAATTGATCCGCCATGATGCCGCTCACGTACTGGCAGAAGCTGTTAAAGAATTATACCCGGAAACCCAAGTGACAATCGGGCCTGCGATTGATGACGGGTTCTATTACGATTTCGCGCGTGAAAAACCGTTTACACCGGAAGATCTGGATAAGATCGAGAAACGGATGCACGACATCGTTGATCGGAACGAATCCATTGATCGTGAAGAATGGGATCGGGACGAAGCGGTCAAATTCTTTGAAGATCAGGGCGAAAAATATAAAGCGGAAATCATTGCCTCAATTCCGGCAGATCAACCGATCGGTATTTATCGGCAGGGAAACTTTCAGGATCTTTGCCGGGGACCGCATTTACCCAACACGAAAAAACTGGGCCACGCGTTTAAGCTGATGAAGCTTGCGGGTGCATATTGGCGCGGCGATTCAAAAAATGAAATGCTGCAGCGGATCTATGGCACTGCGTGGCGGACCGAAAAAGAACTAAAGGCCTATTTGCACCGGCTGGAAGAAGCGGAGCGCCGCGATCACCGTAAGCTTGGCAAGGAAATGGATCTCTTCCACATGCAGGAAGAAGCCGTCGGTATGGTCTTTTGGCACAATAAGGGATGGACATTATACCGGACACTGGAAAGCTATATTCGCAACAAGCTTGAAATCGCTGGCTATGAAGAGGTCAAGACACCTCAGCTGGTTGATCGCAAGTTGTGGGAAGATTCCGGCCATTGGGATAAATTCCGCGAGAATATGTACACAACGGAATCAGAAGAACGCACTTTTGCGTTGAAACCGATGAATTGTCCCTGCCATGTTCAGATTTTCAATCAGGGCATTACAAGCTATCGGGAGCTTCCGCTTCGTATGGCCGAATTTGGATCATGCCATCGGTATGAACCTTCTGGTGCCCTTCATGGGATCATGAGGGTGCGCGGGTTTACACAGGATGATGCGCATATCTTCTGCACGGAAGACCAGATTACTTCTGAAACAGAGATTTTCTGTGAATTGCTGCTTGATATCTACAAAGACTTTGGCTTTACAGAGGTAAAGGTCAAATTCTCCGATCGTCCGGAAACACGGGCGGGGGATGATAGTATCTGGGATAAGGCCGAAGGGTCCTTGAAGGATGCCGTCGAAGCAACTGGTTTGTCCTATAGTCTTAATCCTGGTGAAGGCGCCTTTTATGGTCCGAAGCTTGAATTTGTGCTGACGGATGCGATCGGTCGGGACTGGCAGTGCGGTACTTTGCAGGTGGACTTTGTTTTGCCGGAGCGCCTGAACGCCAATTATATTGGTGAAGATGGTGCAAAACACCGTCCAGTCATGTTGCACCGGGCGATTTTTGGCTCAATGGAGCGGTTTATCGGTATTCTGATTGAGGAATATGCGGGCCGTTTCCCATTATGGCTGTCACCGGTTCAGGTTGCCGTCGCCACCATTACAGATGAAGCCGACGATTATGCGCGTGCCGTTATTGCAGCTGCTGAAAAGCGGGGCTTGCGGGCGATTCTTGATCTGCGGAATGAAAAAATCAACTATAAGGTTCGCGAACACAGTCTGGCCAAGGTTCCTGCTTTGCTGGTTGCAGGTAAACGTGAGGCAGAAGAAAATACAATTTCTGTTCGCCGACTTGGGGAAAAACATCAGAAAGTCATGGGTCTGGAAGAAGCGCTGGACGCCTTGGCTGAAGAAGCAAAAGTGCCGGGTTCCAGAGTTTCTTGA
- the infC gene encoding translation initiation factor IF-3, protein MARPQRNTVPVKEGPRTNEDIDNPEVRLITEDGVNIGLVKLTAATGLADEVGLDVVEVSPGQIPVCKIMDHGRAKFEAQKKAAKARKKQKTVEIKEIKMRPGIDQHDYEVKMRAVNKFLTAGDKVKLTMRFRGREMTHQELGMNLLNKVKAETEELAKVEQHPKMEGRQMTMVIAPVQAK, encoded by the coding sequence ATAGCTCGTCCACAGAGAAATACGGTACCGGTCAAGGAAGGCCCCCGTACGAATGAAGATATCGATAATCCTGAAGTTCGCCTGATCACGGAAGACGGTGTGAATATTGGATTGGTGAAATTAACTGCTGCGACCGGTCTTGCGGACGAAGTTGGTCTGGATGTCGTGGAAGTATCTCCGGGACAGATCCCCGTGTGTAAAATCATGGACCATGGCCGTGCCAAGTTCGAGGCGCAGAAAAAGGCAGCGAAAGCCCGTAAAAAACAAAAAACAGTAGAGATCAAGGAAATCAAGATGCGCCCTGGCATTGACCAGCATGACTATGAAGTCAAAATGCGCGCCGTGAATAAATTCCTGACTGCTGGAGACAAGGTAAAGCTGACCATGCGGTTCCGTGGGCGTGAAATGACCCATCAGGAACTGGGTATGAACCTGCTGAATAAGGTGAAAGCTGAAACTGAAGAACTTGCAAAGGTGGAGCAGCATCCAAAAATGGAAGGCCGCCAGATGACAATGGTTATCGCGCCAGTGCAGGCAAAATAA
- the rplT gene encoding 50S ribosomal protein L20 codes for MARVKRGVTTHARHRKVIKAAKGYYGRRKNTFRIAVQAVEKAGQYAYRDRRVKKRNFRALWIQRINAASRELGMTYGNFMHGLKLAGIDLDRKVLADIAVREPEAFKALVEAAEKASAKA; via the coding sequence ATGGCACGTGTTAAACGCGGTGTGACTACTCACGCCCGCCACAGAAAAGTTATTAAGGCAGCAAAAGGTTATTACGGTCGCCGTAAAAACACTTTCCGCATTGCCGTTCAGGCTGTTGAAAAAGCCGGCCAGTACGCTTACCGCGACCGTCGCGTCAAGAAGCGTAACTTCCGGGCCCTTTGGATTCAGCGTATCAACGCAGCGTCTCGTGAGCTTGGAATGACTTACGGCAACTTTATGCACGGCCTCAAGCTGGCTGGCATCGACCTGGACCGTAAGGTTCTGGCTGACATTGCCGTCCGCGAGCCTGAGGCCTTCAAGGCATTGGTTGAAGCTGCTGAAAAGGCATCTGCCAAAGCCTGA
- a CDS encoding DUF2842 domain-containing protein translates to MNGRKLAGLMLLLLLVVVYSFAGMLMAIHLLPDSKWAELIYYPVIGIMWIFPAMKIIAWMQPKDPE, encoded by the coding sequence ATGAACGGGCGTAAATTGGCAGGTTTGATGCTGCTGTTATTATTGGTTGTCGTTTATTCCTTTGCCGGAATGTTGATGGCGATCCATCTGCTGCCGGATAGCAAGTGGGCAGAACTGATTTACTATCCGGTTATCGGTATTATGTGGATCTTCCCGGCCATGAAAATTATTGCCTGGATGCAACCAAAGGATCCAGAGTAA
- a CDS encoding glycosyltransferase family 4 protein, translating to MGHGIISLPFKKNVVTHSTIPDQDRERSPGTVLQVLPNLNGGGVERGTIEMASAMKAAGWKSVVVSAGGTMVYELEKLGVPHVTLPVASKNPLVMRRNVKRLMKVIEEYDVNIVHARSRAPAWSAMAAARKSGVHFVTTFHAAYTRGGFFKNTYNSVMARGEKVIAISDFIARHIAENYTIDADRIVTIPRGVDSRKFNPAAVSAERIIKMASDWRLPDGVSVVMLPGRLTRLKGHEMLIRALAAMQNKNVLALFVGAGEGREAYRTELNELVKSLHLEGKVQIKDYCSDMPAALMLADVVVSATQVPEGFGRVSVEAQAMGRPVIATGHGGSLETVLDGETGWLVPVTDETALAEALDLALGMTSSEREIVAARTRQHVVENFTIEKMCQSTLAVYQDLLTGE from the coding sequence ATGGGTCATGGAATTATCAGTTTGCCGTTTAAGAAGAATGTTGTGACACACTCTACCATTCCTGATCAGGACAGGGAACGCTCTCCTGGAACAGTTTTGCAAGTTTTACCAAACTTAAACGGCGGTGGCGTTGAACGCGGAACCATCGAGATGGCGTCTGCAATGAAAGCGGCTGGTTGGAAGAGCGTTGTGGTCTCTGCCGGGGGGACAATGGTGTATGAGCTCGAAAAGTTGGGCGTTCCGCATGTCACATTGCCCGTTGCCTCGAAGAACCCGCTTGTTATGCGCCGGAATGTCAAACGCCTGATGAAGGTCATAGAAGAGTATGACGTGAATATCGTGCATGCCCGCAGTCGAGCTCCAGCCTGGAGTGCTATGGCGGCGGCTCGTAAATCCGGCGTTCATTTCGTGACCACTTTTCATGCCGCCTATACCCGCGGGGGATTTTTCAAGAATACCTATAACAGTGTGATGGCCCGGGGCGAAAAGGTGATCGCTATTTCCGACTTTATCGCGCGGCATATTGCTGAAAATTACACCATCGACGCGGATCGGATTGTTACTATTCCGCGAGGTGTTGACAGCAGAAAGTTTAATCCAGCGGCTGTCAGTGCAGAACGGATCATTAAAATGGCGTCAGACTGGCGCTTGCCCGACGGTGTTTCTGTGGTGATGTTACCCGGAAGGCTGACACGTCTCAAAGGGCATGAAATGTTGATCAGGGCGCTGGCGGCGATGCAGAACAAGAATGTTCTGGCCCTGTTTGTTGGGGCTGGTGAAGGGCGAGAAGCCTATCGCACAGAATTAAATGAACTTGTCAAAAGTCTGCATCTGGAGGGCAAGGTTCAAATCAAGGATTACTGTAGTGATATGCCAGCGGCGCTGATGCTGGCCGATGTGGTCGTGTCTGCAACACAAGTACCTGAAGGGTTTGGCCGGGTTTCCGTGGAGGCCCAGGCGATGGGCCGTCCGGTGATTGCAACGGGACATGGTGGTTCACTAGAGACTGTTCTGGACGGAGAGACCGGTTGGCTGGTGCCTGTGACAGATGAAACCGCGCTGGCCGAGGCGCTGGATCTGGCATTGGGAATGACATCGTCAGAGCGGGAGATTGTTGCTGCCCGGACGCGTCAACATGTTGTTGAGAATTTTACAATCGAAAAAATGTGCCAATCGACGCTCGCTGTATATCAAGATCTGTTGACCGGAGAGTAG
- the pheS gene encoding phenylalanine--tRNA ligase subunit alpha, whose product MQDIETLESELLTKISAAQDLDALEAIRIAALGKKGEVSLMMRGLGQMAPEERQVVAPKLNKMKQTLLDAIDQAKEGLNRAAMEARLATESVDVTLPVRHETQGRIHPISQVTDEITEIFADMGFTIAEGPDIEDDFHNFTALNIPPEHPARQMHDTFYLPEKEDGSRQLLRTHTSSVQIRTMETVEPPHRIVVPGRTYRSDSDQTHTPMFNQIEGLVIDKTSHMGHLKGVLKEFCRAFFEVDDVEMRFRPSYFPFTEPSAEMDIRCTFAGDHIKIGEGDDWMEILGCGMVNPKVLEHCGLDSSEYQGFAWGMGIDRIAMLKYGIPDLRAFFDSDLRWLKHYGFVPLDVPTLGGGLSR is encoded by the coding sequence ATGCAGGATATTGAAACGCTTGAAAGCGAGTTACTGACAAAAATCAGCGCCGCACAGGATCTGGATGCGCTGGAAGCCATTCGGATTGCAGCCCTTGGAAAAAAGGGTGAGGTCAGCTTGATGATGCGCGGACTGGGCCAAATGGCACCAGAGGAACGCCAGGTTGTCGCACCGAAACTGAACAAGATGAAGCAAACGCTGCTGGACGCAATTGATCAGGCCAAAGAAGGCTTGAACAGGGCTGCTATGGAAGCACGGCTTGCAACAGAAAGTGTCGATGTGACACTGCCTGTTCGTCATGAAACACAGGGCCGCATTCATCCGATCAGTCAGGTGACGGATGAAATTACAGAAATTTTCGCGGATATGGGGTTCACCATTGCGGAAGGCCCGGACATCGAAGACGATTTCCATAACTTCACCGCCCTGAATATCCCGCCAGAACATCCTGCCCGTCAGATGCACGACACGTTTTACCTGCCTGAGAAGGAAGATGGTAGCCGTCAGCTTTTGCGGACCCACACATCTTCTGTTCAGATCAGAACAATGGAAACTGTCGAGCCGCCGCATCGTATTGTAGTGCCGGGTCGTACCTATCGCAGCGATTCAGATCAGACCCATACGCCAATGTTTAATCAGATCGAAGGCTTGGTGATTGATAAAACAAGCCATATGGGGCACTTGAAAGGTGTTTTGAAAGAATTCTGTCGAGCCTTTTTTGAGGTCGATGATGTGGAAATGCGGTTCCGCCCGTCTTATTTCCCGTTCACTGAACCTTCTGCAGAAATGGACATTCGGTGCACTTTTGCCGGTGATCATATCAAGATCGGGGAAGGCGATGACTGGATGGAGATTCTGGGCTGCGGCATGGTCAATCCTAAGGTTCTGGAACATTGCGGGCTGGATTCATCCGAGTATCAGGGCTTCGCCTGGGGCATGGGAATCGACCGGATTGCCATGCTGAAATATGGCATCCCAGATTTGCGGGCTTTCTTTGATTCAGATTTACGCTGGTTAAAACATTACGGATTTGTTCCGCTGGATGTCCCAACACTAGGGGGAGGGTTGTCCCGATGA
- a CDS encoding crotonase/enoyl-CoA hydratase family protein translates to MTDTLQSSLESGILTVRLNRPDQMNAFTIEMGEALIEMLDQADANDAVRAIIFTGNGRAFCAGMDLSSDGNVFGLDESVDPNSADMVKNRDVGGILTLRMFRMKKPLIGAINGASVGVGSTMQLPMDVRIASEKAKFGFVFSQRGVTLESCASWFLPRLVGLPKALEWSYTGKVFGAEDALAGGLISEILAPDALLDRAQEIARSFTEGTSAMSVAANRQLLWRMMGAEHPMEAHKIESRTMLHSSMRDGKEGVQSFLEKRTPEFTDKVSDGAPAGFDWDQEPGWS, encoded by the coding sequence ATGACAGACACACTTCAATCAAGTCTTGAAAGCGGAATTCTAACCGTTCGGTTGAATCGCCCCGATCAGATGAACGCCTTTACAATCGAGATGGGCGAAGCCCTCATTGAAATGCTGGATCAGGCGGATGCAAATGATGCTGTTCGTGCGATTATTTTTACGGGCAACGGGCGGGCCTTTTGTGCAGGCATGGATTTATCAAGTGACGGGAATGTGTTTGGACTGGATGAAAGCGTTGACCCAAATTCTGCGGATATGGTGAAAAACAGGGATGTCGGCGGTATTCTTACCCTGCGCATGTTTCGAATGAAAAAGCCGTTGATTGGCGCTATCAACGGTGCCTCTGTTGGCGTGGGGTCGACAATGCAGCTTCCGATGGATGTTCGTATTGCCAGCGAGAAAGCAAAGTTTGGGTTTGTTTTTTCCCAGCGGGGTGTGACATTGGAAAGTTGCGCAAGTTGGTTCTTGCCGCGCCTGGTTGGTCTTCCAAAGGCATTGGAATGGTCTTACACAGGGAAGGTGTTTGGCGCAGAGGACGCTTTGGCAGGTGGTTTGATCAGTGAAATTCTGGCCCCCGATGCCCTGCTGGATCGCGCGCAGGAAATCGCCAGAAGTTTCACCGAAGGCACCAGTGCAATGTCTGTCGCTGCCAACCGTCAGCTCCTTTGGCGGATGATGGGAGCAGAGCATCCAATGGAAGCACACAAAATTGAAAGTCGGACCATGCTGCATTCCAGCATGCGGGATGGAAAAGAGGGGGTTCAGTCTTTTCTTGAAAAGCGCACACCGGAATTTACGGATAAGGTTTCCGATGGTGCGCCCGCAGGGTTCGATTGGGATCAGGAACCAGGCTGGTCGTAA
- a CDS encoding glycosyltransferase family 9 protein: protein MGARENILVIKHGALGDVVLAQSPFQAIRAHHPNAKITLLTTAMFKPFLERSGLFDEIWVDEKPKLWQLGRLTALRKNLREGQFTRVYDLQTSSRSSSYFKLFPAGSRPEWSGIAKGCSHFDNNPQRKVIHTIERQKEQLRQAGIEQVPAPDFSWANSDLTGFDLPENFALLVPGGSAHRPEKRWPADRYAALAVALTEKGMTPVLIGGAAEAEAITLIQAHCPEAVDLSSRTQLEDLATLGTRAALAVGNDTGPLHLIAAVGCFVTVLFSNASNPVRARPRGRAVTVLQEDNLENLALETVLESLKIEKGEA from the coding sequence ATGGGGGCGCGAGAAAATATTCTTGTTATCAAGCATGGGGCGCTTGGGGATGTGGTTCTGGCGCAATCGCCGTTTCAGGCTATTCGGGCCCACCACCCGAATGCAAAAATCACGTTGCTGACAACCGCCATGTTCAAACCGTTCCTGGAAAGGTCGGGCCTGTTTGACGAGATCTGGGTCGATGAAAAACCAAAATTATGGCAGTTGGGACGGCTGACGGCTTTACGGAAAAATCTGCGGGAAGGGCAATTTACCCGCGTTTACGATTTGCAGACATCTTCGCGTTCCAGTTCGTATTTTAAGCTTTTCCCCGCAGGCAGCAGGCCAGAATGGTCCGGTATCGCAAAAGGATGTTCTCATTTTGATAACAATCCGCAGCGCAAGGTCATCCATACGATTGAACGACAAAAAGAACAATTGAGGCAAGCCGGTATTGAACAGGTGCCTGCGCCTGATTTCTCTTGGGCAAACTCCGATCTGACCGGTTTTGATCTGCCAGAGAATTTTGCACTTTTGGTTCCGGGGGGATCAGCGCACCGACCGGAGAAACGCTGGCCTGCGGATCGATATGCGGCGCTTGCTGTTGCGCTGACAGAAAAGGGAATGACGCCAGTTTTGATCGGCGGGGCGGCTGAGGCAGAGGCAATTACCCTTATTCAGGCGCACTGCCCGGAGGCCGTTGATTTATCGAGCCGCACACAACTTGAGGATCTGGCCACTCTTGGAACGCGGGCGGCGTTAGCGGTCGGAAATGATACAGGGCCGCTGCATTTGATCGCGGCTGTCGGCTGTTTTGTCACAGTTCTTTTTTCAAATGCGTCCAATCCGGTGCGCGCCCGACCGCGCGGTCGGGCTGTTACTGTCTTGCAGGAAGACAATCTTGAGAATCTGGCGCTTGAAACCGTGCTTGAAAGCCTTAAAATTGAAAAGGGTGAGGCCTAA
- the rpmI gene encoding 50S ribosomal protein L35, whose translation MPKLKTKSGVKKRFSLTAKGKVRANQAGKQHGMIKRTNKQIRNLRGTTVLSDQDARIVKKFLPYG comes from the coding sequence ATGCCCAAATTGAAAACCAAGAGCGGTGTCAAAAAACGCTTCTCTCTGACGGCCAAAGGCAAGGTCCGCGCCAACCAGGCTGGTAAACAGCACGGTATGATCAAGCGCACCAACAAACAGATCCGTAACCTGCGGGGAACAACAGTTCTCTCTGATCAGGATGCACGGATCGTCAAAAAGTTTTTACCTTACGGCTAA